One genomic window of Centropristis striata isolate RG_2023a ecotype Rhode Island chromosome 20, C.striata_1.0, whole genome shotgun sequence includes the following:
- the perp gene encoding p53 apoptosis effector related to PMP-22, producing MFRCGIAYPRCRWIVPLLLLFAIIFDIVAIAATSGWVEDEDAKSHYASMWEQCRGRNDKWDCKSLMTFSWAQAVAALMIIGLLILIVAFIISCVALCCTLNITLLPVIGVMLIVVVVLQIIALIIYPVRFNDEIFEGNYYYTWAYGFGWGATILCIGCAVLFCCLPRYEDELTGLAKTKYIYSSA from the exons ATGTTTCGCTGTGGGATCGCCTACCCCCGATGCAGGTGGATCGTgcccctgctgctgctcttcGCCATTATTTTTGATATTGTCGCCATCGCTGCCACCTCCGGATGGGTCGAGGATGAGGACGCGAAGTCCCACTACGCCAGTATGTGGGAGCAGTGCCGAGGCAGGAACGACAAATGGGACTGCAAGTCGCTCATGACATTCT CTTGGGCTCAGGCAGTGGCTGCTCTCATGATCATCggcctcctcatcctcatcgTCGCCTTCATCATCTCCTGCGTGGCTCTGTGCTGCACGCTCAACATCACTCTGCTGCCCGTTATAGGAGTCATGCTGATCGTTGTTG TGGTTCTCCAGATCATTGCTCTCATCATCTACCCTGTTAGATTCAATGATGAGATATTCGAGGGCAACTATTACTACACCTGGGCCTACGGCTTCGGCTGGGGCGCCACCATCCTCTGCATCGGCTGCGCTGTCCTCTTCTGCTGCCTGCCACGCTACGAGGACGAGCTGACCGGCCTGGCGAAGACCAAATACATCTATTCCAGCGCTTAA